The segment CGCCGCGAGCGGCTCGTGCTTATGACAACAGCTGTTGCCGTCGCGGCCGCCGCCGTCTCTGTAACCGGGGGCATCTCCTTTATCGGCTTAATGGCGCCGCATATCGCCAAGTCGATCGTTGGCCCACGCCATGAGCGGGTCATTCCGGCCTCCATGCTCATTGGCGGCTGGCTGCTGCTTGCAGCTGACACGATCGGGCGCAACGTTCTCGCCGAGCCGCTTCCCGCCGGCGTCATCGTCTCCTTGATCGGCGCGCCGTATTTCATTTACTTGTTGTTAAAGCGTTGACATCCGCTGCCCGTTATGAGAACGGGTTCGAGCGATGACACCCGCCAAACAAAGACGCCGGTTCATAAAACCCGGCGTCTTTTCCAAAAGCGGACAACCGCAACCACAATGACAATCGCGATGATGATATAGACAACATTAGCGTACGCGCCAATCACATCGGATACTTTTCCCCACGACTGGCCGAGCGCCGCGCCGACGGAGATTAAAATCGTATTCCAAATGAGCGTCCCCAATACCGACAGCCAGACAAACAGCCATATATTCATTTTCGACATGCCAGCGGGAATCGAAATCAAACTGCGCACCAATGGAATCATACGACCAAGGAATACCGCCCACACTCCGTAGCGCTGAAATGTCCGGTTCGCCTTGGCGATATCTTCTGGCTTCACCCGCAGCCATCCGCCCCAGCGGTCGACGATCCGCTCGAGCCGCTCGACCGACAACAACCGACCGATACCATACAGCACGATCGCCCCGACGACCGACCCGGCAGTGGCTGCTGCGATGACGCCAGGGATGGTCAATGTTGTGTATGTCGTCATAAATCCGCCAAACGGCAAAATGACTTCCGATGGAATGGGCGGAAATATATTTTCAAGTGCGATCATGAAAAAGATGCCGATATAGCCGAACTGTTCCATAAACTCAGTAATCCACGCCTGCACGTTTCCTTCCTCCAGTCACTCGTCCTTCGTTTCTGTATGATTTGTATGCCTCATGAGCACAGTCCTTTCCTTATCTTAACAGAAAATGGGCAATTACCGCAAAGCAAAAAA is part of the [Flavobacterium] thermophilum genome and harbors:
- the yqjA gene encoding Inner membrane protein YqjA, whose translation is MQAWITEFMEQFGYIGIFFMIALENIFPPIPSEVILPFGGFMTTYTTLTIPGVIAAATAGSVVGAIVLYGIGRLLSVERLERIVDRWGGWLRVKPEDIAKANRTFQRYGVWAVFLGRMIPLVRSLISIPAGMSKMNIWLFVWLSVLGTLIWNTILISVGAALGQSWGKVSDVIGAYANVVYIIIAIVIVVAVVRFWKRRRVL